The genomic interval CTGCCACAGGTCGATTAAATCTTCTGCTGTAGTTGTCTCATCTAAAGATATACCAACAGCAGTCTCATCAAAAATTCGTAAGTTGATATTCCTACCTTGGCAACCTGCAAGAATAGTTTCGAGGTTTTGTGTACCTAACTCTACTCGTAACGTATCAAATACATTTTCTGAACTAATTTTGTAACCCAGACGCTTTAAGCCTGCTGCCAAAATTACAGTTAACTGGTGAATATTTTCGGCAATATTCTTCAGTCCCTCTGGCCCGTGATACACGGCGTACATACCAGCCATTACCGCCAATAGTACCTGGGCGGTACAAATATTACTGGTGGCTTTTTCTCTGCGGATGTGTTGTTCGCGGGTTTGCAGTGCTAGACGTAATGCAGGCTTACCGTTGACATCTCTAGATAACCCAACAATGCGCCCTGGAACTTGGCGTTTATACTCTTCTTTGGTGGCAAAGTAAGCAGCATGAGGGCCGCCAAACCCCAAGGGAATACCAAAGCGTTGAGTACTACCTACAGCAATGTCCGCACCAAATTCACCGGGCGGGGTGAGTAAAGTTAAGCTGAGGGGGTCGGCGGCGACTGTAACTAACGCCCCGACTGTATGGGCTTTTTCGATAAAGGCGCGATAGTCGTAGATAGTGCCATCGGTGGCTGGGTATTGCAAGACTGCGCCAAAAATCGGTTCAGCAAAATCAAAAGTTTGATGGTCGCCGATAATAATATTGATTCCTAGAGGTTTTGCTCGTGTTTGTAAGACATCAATGGTTTGGGGATGACAGTCACGGGAAACAAAATAGCTATGGGCTTTCGTTTTGCTGACACCATAACTCAGACTCATGGCTTCGGCGGCGGCGGTGGCTTCATCGAGTAAGGAAGCGTTGGCAATTTCCAAACCTGTTAAGTCAATAATCATAGTTTGGAAATTCAGCAGTGCTTCTAACCGTCCTTGGGCAATTTCGGGCTGATAGGGGGTGTATGCAGTGTACCAACCAGGATTTTCTAAGATATTACGACCAATTACAGGCGGGGTAACGCAGTCGTAATATCCCATACCGATGTAGGAACGACACACTTGATTTTTAGCCGCAATGTTTTTTAACTTTGCTAAGGCGGCATATTCACTTTGTGCGTCGGGTAATTGTAGTGTTTGCTGCGATCGGATGGCTTGTGGTACTGTGCGATCGATGAGTTCGTCTAGGCTGGCAAAACCCAGAACTTCCAACATTTGCTGAATGTCTTTGGTGTTGGGGCCTATATGTCGTTCTAAAAAATTAGAGTACGCTGTATTTTCAGGAAGGGTAGACTGGGTTTGAGGGGCATGGAATACCACAAATCGAACTCCGGACGCAACTATTTAATATTTTGCAATAAAAAATACTTTTAACAAGTCGGCGGTAAATAAAAAAGATGAAGGATGAAGGCTGAAATTACTCTGCGATAAGCCACCCAAAGGGTGTCTGCATACTTCACACTTCATACTTCACACTTTTTACTCTTGTCCTTCTACCAGTGCGCTGTACTGACTGGCAGTTAAGGCATCATCTAGTTCACTGGGGTCATCAACACGTATTTTCAGTAACCAACCTTCGCCATAAGGGTCATCGTTCAGTAGTTCGGGATCATCAGCCACAACAGGGTTAATTTCTACCACTGTACCGGTTACGGGTGAAAAAACTTCTCCAACGGCTTTGACTGATTCAATTGTGCCTAATTCATCACCCTTAGCAAAAAGTTGACCAATCTCTGGCAGTTCTACAAATACAATTTCCCCTAATTCTCTGGCGGCAAATTCGGTAATGCCAATGGTAGCAATGTCACCATCTAGCCGTACGTATTCATGGCTATCCTGGTATTTTAAATCATCAGGATATTGAGACATATCACTTACCCTCCAATTATCACTAAAATTATTGTTCTCACAGTAATGCTGGTCATATTTAATAATCAGGTTTACTGTAGCTTGAGTAGTTCACAACACATTATTCCTTAAAAAGCAGCGAAGGATGAAGTAAAAAATGTGATGTTACTTTATCCTTTTGTTTTTGACCGATAAAAGGGGCGTTTGACTACTACTGCGGGGTAGGCTTTACCGCGAATTTCCACTTCTAGCTGTTGACCAACCTTTGCTATTTTGCTGGGAATATATGCTAAAGCAACAGGATAACCTAGTGTGGGAGATATCGTCCCACTGGTAACTTCTCCTACAACTTGACCTGCGGATAAAACTTGGTAGCCGTGACGGGCGATGTTACGTCCTTGCATTTGTAAACCTACGAGTCGGCGTTGCACTCCATTGGCTTTTTGCTGTTCTAAGACTGACCGACCAATAAAGTCGCCTTTAGTATCGAGGTGAACTAACCAGCCTAAACCTGCTTCTAGAGGTGTGATGTTATCGTCGATGTCTTGTCCATAAAGTGCCATTGCGGCTTCGAGGCGTAGGGTATCTCTAGCACCTAGTCCTGCGGGAACGACACCAGCATTGTAGAAATTACGCCATAATTCTATGCCTACTTCTGGGTCTACCATAATTTCAAAGCCATCTTCGCCGGTGTAACCTGTACGGGCGATAAAGGCTGGTTGACCGAGTATATTTGCTTGTAAATGACCAAAGGCTTTAATTGGTTGTAGGTCTTGTTCTACAAATGGCTGGAGATATTTCTCAGCTTGTGGCCCTTGCAAGGCAATTAAGACTTTTTCGGGTGAGAGGTCTTGAAATTGAATGTCATCTAAGTTGAGGTTTTGCAATAGCCAGGTTTTGTCTTTGGCTGTGGTTGCTGCATTAACAACGATCGCTACTTTTTCTTCACTTTGATAATAAACAATAATATCGTCAATGATTCCCCCTTGGGGATTTAACAATACTGTATATTGCGCTTGACCCGCTTGTAAGCGACTCAAGTCAGAAGGGACTAAACCCTGGAGTTGGTCAATGACTTTTTTACCTTCCAAGGTGAATTTGCCCATGTGGGAGATATCAAACATCCCCGCAGCATTTCTCACAGCTTCGTGTTCGCTGGTAATACTGCTGTATTGTACAGGCATTTCCCAACCACCAAAGCTGGTGAAGCGGGCTTTAAGTTCTACACCCAGTTGATATAAAGGAGTTCGCGCCAAGGATGCGGCGATGTTTTCTTGATTAGCCACAGGTAGTTATGCTCTTCAACTGCTATATATCCTAAGTCAAGGATGAAGCCTGAAGTCTGAAGTATAAAATTTCCGACTTCATACTTCACCCTTCAGACTTTAACCTAGTAATGTTATTTGTAGGAGTATTGAGTTTTGTTAAGAATAAGTTATGAAAAATTGGCGCATACTAGCGAGTGTTGTTTTAGCAATGGCTTTATTGTTATTCCCCTTATCGGCGGAGGCTGCTAGTTCTTCGAGTATTACCCGTTCGGCTGGGGATGAAGTGATAGCAAAGGATTATTCTGGTCAAAGTTTAGTGGGTAGTGAGTTTACCAACGTTGATTTGGAGAATGCTAACTTTAGCAATGCTGACTTACGCGGCGGTGTGTTTAACGGCACTATCCTAGAAGGTGTAAATCTGCATGGTGTAGATTTTAGTAATGGTATAGCTTACTTGACTAGGTTCAAAAATGCTGATTTGACTGATGCAATTTTGACAGATGCGATGATGCTGCGATCGACCTTTGATAATGTTGAGATTACAGGTGCAGATTTTACGAATGCCGTGTTAGACGGGACACAGGTGAAAAAACTCTGTGCTAAAGCTAGTGGTGTCAATTCTAAAACAGGTGTAGATACACGGGAGTCTTTGGGTTGTAGGTAAATTGATAAAAATAACCCTCCAGATATTTGGAAGGTTTTAATTGATGAAATTTTGAATACAGCAGTCATATTTGATTTGTGAAAGTCAAGAGGCTCAGATCCCCGACTTCTTGAAAAAGTCGGGGATATTTTGGTTCACGAAGGGTTTAGGATTACTATATTAATCAGCAGAACAATTACTCAGGATTTGTAGATTGTTCATCTGCTAAATGAAAAGTTTTTTCTATTTGCAGTCTTTGTTCGGCGTTACGTAAAAAATAGCCATCTACCATAGCTGAACCTAGTAATCTGCCTAATTCTTCGCGGTTAGTAGTAATCATAGTATTAAATCTGTCATGGGGCAAATTGCCTAAGATTGCCACAATTGTCTGTTGAATTAAGTGTAATACTTCTGGGGAATCTGGTTTAGATAGTTGGACAACTGTATCTCGATTGAGAGATTGTAGATATTGCCAAAACTGATTATTTTTAATATCTTCCGGCATAAAGTTGTCTGGCTGGTGAGGAGAAAGATTACTCATAGGATGATTTATTTTGTTGCGGCGATATCTTGAATTTATCAGATTTTTGCAATATATAGATTCAAAGTAACCGAACATCTCATATCTGGTTTATTCTACTTCTGATAAATCTTGCTTGGCTAGAAAGAAGTAGGTTCTATGTAGGAATAAAAATATTATTTTCTATATATATGTATCAAAAATAACTAGTGATTTATTCTATAAAAATATAAATTTTTGACAAAATATAGGCAAATATCTAATTAATTTGATAACATCATAAAACCCTTATCAAATTGCTTAGGATACCAGTCGAAAAAATATCTTAGGCATCTATATTGCTTAATAGCTGGCAACTTGCTATAGCCTATTAGATTGTTGTTAAGTTTTCTCTTCAGAATCGCATCTATCTCTATTGACCGTTGCAAGTATTCAATTTGGAGACAGATATGAAAAAATTATTGCCATTGATCATCAGTAGCATTTTGTTAGTTGGTGCTGTTGGTTGTCAAGAAAATCATCAAGATGCTGCTAGAAGTTCTACTAATAACCCAACTTCCCAAGCATCAGCAAAACCCGCTTCTCAAACTACAGATAAAACACCTAAAGATACAACTGAGAAAACAGCAGTAACTAAAAATACTCCTGTAACTACAAAATCTGAGGGTGCATTAAAAAGTGAAGTTGTTAAAAAGCTGAAAGCCGAGTTACCAAATAATAAATTAGAGGTAGAAGCTAAAGCGGGGAATATCGTAATTAAAGGGACGGCGACATCGAATGCAGAGTTAAAAAAAGCTGAAAAATTAGTTAAGGAAGTCAAAGGTGTGAAGAGTGTCAAAGTAGAAGCGAAAGTGCTAATACCTAATAAGATTTAACTTTAGCCTGTATGTAAACCCCTCAGACTGGAAGTCTGGGGCTATACAAACAAAGCCTGCCTATTGCGATTGGCGCACCACGCAGGCTAATTATATTTAGTAGGAGAATTGAGCGTTTTGAGTAAGTCCTGGTAAAGAATCATTACCAGATTCAACTAATTTGCATTTGACAGGGATAATTACTGTATTTTATCCATCACAACTGATTTTTTGTGAGGGTGCTGTGCATAGAAGTTTTGATTTAAATTGCTTATCTGGATTCTTCAAAATCACTAAATATACTAGAGTAACTATTCCTGTGATTAGTCTGGCTTTAGCAGTAATTATGCCTAATGCTGCTTTAGCTGAGACTGTGATGCAAAAAGTTGCACGTACAGGGGTACTGACTGCTGGTACTAGTAAAGATGCACTGCCTTTTGCATACACCGATGACCAAGGTAAATTAACTGGTTATTCGGTAGATATGTTAAATGTCATCAAACAACAATTAGAAAAACAATTAGGCAAAAAAATTCAATTAAAATTAGTCGGTTTGACTCCTGCACAGAGAATTCCAAAAATAGTTAACCGGGAAGTTGATATTGTTTGTGATGCTAGTAGTTTTACTTGGGAACGAGATAAAAAGGTTGATTTCTCGGTGAGTTATGGTGTGACGGGGACGCAATTATTAGTGAAATCAGGTAGTGATATTGGTTCGCCAGAATCGTTAATTGGGAAAAGAATTGGGGTGTTAGCACAAACTACAAATGAATTAGCAATTAAACAGGTACAACCCCAAGCTAAGTTGGTTTATTTGAAAACTCGTGCGGAAGGTTATACAGCGTTAGAAGAAGGCAAAATTGATGCTTTTGCGTCTGATAGTATTTTGTTGGAAGGATGGTTGCAAAAGGCAAAGAATCCTGATAATTTTGCGATCGCACCTGATCGACCTTTTTCACGAGAAGGTATCGCTTGCATGGTTCCAGAGGATAATTCTAAGTTTCTCGATGCTGTAAATTATTCTCTGGTGAAGTTTATGCAAGGTTTTGTCAACGGCGATAGTAAATATGTGGCTATTTTTGACCGTTGGTTTGGGCCGCAAGGCGCGGTTTTTCTGAATCGAGATTTGCGCGATTTAACTGTGGAAACGATGCAATTGGTGATTGAGTTTCGTGAGGAAATTCCGAAGAGAGAACTGTAATTAAGTTGGGTCAATTGGTCACGGAAGATTAAGTTCAAATTCCCAATTTCTTCTCCTGTATAATTTACGCATCAAAACGAAAAATCAAGGGTTTGGGGTGTAAGGATTTTAAATAAAGACACCCCAAACCCTTTCACCCTGACACCCAATCTCCACGGATAATTTTTGTGCGTAAGTCCTGTCCTGCACTTGTACCAACGTGCAGAATGGTACATTGATATTACTCCACTATATGTCCTTCACGCCAAAGCGATACCAACCATCACTTACTTTGTCATTGCAGAGATAAACTAAGCAGTAATCAGGGTATAATTGGACTCCGTTTTGATCCCTCTTTTTATTACAGGGAGAGAAAAATACTAACACCAAATTAAAAAATGATTGCGACAGATGGATGGCTCAAAAGCTTACCGATCAACCCTTACCCAATCCAAAATCTAAAATCTAAAATGGTATAACTCACTTATGAATGCTAAACAAAATCATTTAAACACCCTTGTTGATAATAAACGTAAAACTAAGAGTTTTGGATTATTCTTTGCTGTACAGTGACTAATTAAATGTCGTCGTGACAAATTAGTGTCATTTATTAAATGCTTGTACAGCAAGAGTTTTAGCTATTCATTAGATATTACATTATTTCTCAGCAGTGACTAAATAAATGTCGCTTTCCGTAATTATGACAAATTAACTGTCGCTTCGGAAATTAGAAAAAAGGTTTTGTATATTTTCATGGTGACAAATTGACTGTCGTTTTCCCAACAGTTAGAATAACATTATGTATTTATAATCTGCTATTAATTCATGAACAGAAATGTTATGTCTGATTTGACTGTTCATACATCTGTAAATGCTGCGGACGTTTTATCACAAGAGAGCAACACATCTCCTGAAACTAATGTGATTGTTACAGAACTCTCAGAAGAAGCCCAACTGAAGTTAGAGGTAATCCAAAGTTTGCTGGAACCATGCGATCGCACAACTTATGGGCAGAAGCTGAAGGAGGCTGCGGAAAAACTGGGTGTGACAGTGCGAACGGTGCAGCGTTTAGTAAAAAAATGGGAAGAGGATGGCTTAGTCGCATTCACTCAGACAGGTAGGGCTGATAAAGGAAAACATCGAATTGGTGAGTTTTGGGAAAACTTCATCATTACAACTTACAAGGAAGGTAACAAGGGTAGTAAACGCATGACTCCCAAACAAGTTGACCTGAGAGTTCAAGCTAAAGCACGAGAACTAGGCGACTCAAAACCGCCTAATTACAGGACAGTTTTAAGGGTGTTAGCTCCTATTCTGGAACAGAAAGAAAAAACTAAGAGTATCCGCAGCCCTGGTTGGAGGGGAACAACACTTTCAGTTAAAACCCGTGAAGGGCAAGATTTATCTGTTGACTACAGCAACCATGTCTGGCAATGTGACCATACCCGTGTAGATGTTTTGTTAGTAGATCAGCATGGTGAACTTCTAGGTCGTCCCTGGCTAACAACAGTAATTGACACCTACTCTCGTTGCATTATGGGTATCAATTTGGGTTTTGATGCGCCTAGTTCAGTGGTAGTAGCTTTAGCATTACGCCATGCAATTTTGCCAAAAAGGTACGGTTCAGAGTATAAGCTGCACTGTGAATGGGGAACTTACGGTAAGCCAGAACATTTTTATACTGATGGAGGTAAAGATTTTCGTTCAAACCACTTAAGCCAGATTGGGGCGCAATTGGGGTTTGTTTGTCATTTACGCGATCGCCCCAGTGAAGGTGGTATTGTTGAGCGTCCTTTTAAGACATTGAATGACCAACTATTTTCAACGCTTCCAGGGTATACCGGATCTAATGTACAGGAACGCCCAGAAGATGCGGAGAAGGACGCAAGACTCACTCTCAGAGAACTAGAACAGTTACTTGTTCGCTTCATTGTTGACCGCTACAACCAAAGTATTGATGCGCGAATGGGCGATCAAACTCGCTTTGGGCGTTGGGAAGCGGGATTACCTACAGTACCAGTGCCAATCGAAGAACGTGATTTAGATATTTGCCTAATGAAGCAGTCACGACGCACAGTACAAAGAGGTGGATGCTTACAGTTTCAAAATGTGATGTATCGAGGGGAGTATCTAGCAGGATATGCTGGGGAAACGGTCAATTTAAGATATGACCCCAGAGATATTACAACGGTGCTGGTTTATCGCCAGGAGAAAAGCCAAGAAGTTTTTCTGACTCGCGCTCATGCTCAAGGTTTGGAGACTGAGCAACTTTCACTAGATGAAGCCCTTGCTGCTAGTCGTAGACTGCGTAATGCAGGTAAAACTGTTAGCAACCAAGCCTTATTGCAAGAAGTCCTTGAGCGTGATGCTTTGGTAGCAAACAAGAAAAGTCGCAAGGAACGCCAAAAATTGGAGCAGGAAATCTTGCGTTCTACTGCGGTTAATGAAAGTAAAACTGAGTCCTTACCATCTCCAGTTATGGAAGCAGAAGAAGTGGAATCTACTACTCAGGTTCAATCTTCATCTCCAGAACTAGAGGTGTGGGACTACGAACAATTGCGTGAAGAATACGGATTTTAAACAATGACAGATGCACAAGCGATCGCCAAGCAATTGGGTGGGGTCAAACCAGATGATGAGTGGTTGCAAGCTGAAATTGCTCGTCTCAAGGGCAAAAGCATTGTTCCATTACAGCAAGTAAGGTCTTTGCATGATTGGTTAGATGGAAAACGTAAGGCACGGCAATCCTGCCGAGTAGTTGGGGAATCACGCACGGGTAAGACAGTTGCTTGTGATGCCTACAGATACAGACAAAAAGTACAGGCGGAGGTGGGACGACCACCAATTGTCCCTGTGGTTTATATTCAGCCGCCCCAAAAATGCGGTGCTAAGGATTTGTTTCAAGAAATTATTGAGTATCTAAAATTTAAAGCAACTAAGGGAACAGTATCAGATTTTCGTGGCAGAACAATGGAGGTATTAAAGGGCTGTGGCGTAGAAATGATCATTGTTGATGAAGCTGATCGCCTCAAGCCTGAGACGTTTGCTGAGGTGCGTGATATTTATGACAAGTTGGGGATTGCTATTGTTTTAGTAGGAACTGATCGATTAGAGGCAGTTATTAAGCGAGATGAACAAGTTTATAACCGCTTTCGGGCTTGTCATCGTTTTGGGAAGTTGTCAGGGAAGGAGTTCCAAGATACTGTACAAACTTGGGAAGATAAAGTTTTAAAGTTACCATTGCCTTCTAATCTCATTAGCAAGGATATGCAGCAGATTTTAACTTCGGCAACCGAAGGTTACATTGGTCGGCTAGATGAAATTCTTAGGGAAGCAGCAATTCGTGCTTTATCAAGGGGATTAAAGAAAATTGACAAGGCTGTTTTACAGGAAGTGACACAGGAGTATAAGTGATGGCAGCACCAGATGTTAAACCCTGGCTTTTTATTATCCAACCCTATGAAGGGGAAAGCTTGAGCCATTTTCTAGGTCGATTTAGACGTGCTAACCATTTATCTCCTGCTGGGTTGGGCAATTTGGCAGGTATTGGTGCAGTAGTAGCACGGTGGGAAAGGTTTCATTTTAACCCTCGTCCCAGTCAAAAAGAGTTAGAGGCGATCGCATCTGTAGTAGAAGTAGATGCAGACAGGTTAGCTCAAATGCTTCCACCTTTGGGAGTGGGTATGCAGCATGAGCCAATCCGCCTGTGTGGGGCTTGCTATGCCGAAGCACCTTGTCACCGGATTGAGTGGCAATATAAATCAGTGTGGAAGTGCGATCGCCATCAACTCAAAATTTTAGCGAAGTGTCCCAATTGTCAAGCACCTTTCAAAATGCCTGCGTTGTGGGAGGATGGGTGCTGTCATAGATGTAGGATGCCATTTGCAGAAATGGCAAAGCAACAGAAGAGCTAATCATATTAGAAAAAAGAATCAAATTAACCAGTTCTCCGAATTTTTTCGGTTATCCAAAAAATTTGTGTAATGGTAGGGAGTACCCGTCTACAGTGATAGTTAGCGTAGAGATGCTATAGATAAAACTGCCATTTGAATACTACTGAATTTAACTAAATATCTTAATTTTACAAATATCTTCATTCCGCCATTGTAACTAATAGCGGTAATAATAAGTTTGGTAATTGAGCTAATAAATTTGATATCTCTGGTAATAATGATTTTCTTACATCTAATCCTTTTGGTGAATTTCCTGATTTTATTAAAATATTAAAATTATCAAGCTCATCCATAAATTGTTGAATTGCACGTTTTTTAGCTGCAAATTTTTGAACATTTTCTAGAGGGATATTATCACTGATCAAATTGAGAGACTCGGTTTTAATTAGTTTTAAAGGTTTTTTACTATTATTTCTTATTATTTTTAAATTATATTTTAAAATTTTGATATTTTCATGATGTTCATTGACTGCATTGACCATTGCATTCCGTTTGCTTTCTTTTGATATTTTTTCCTCTTTTAAACGAGTAACCATTACACCTATTATAAATGTAAAGATTGAAAATATTTGTTTAAACAACCCTGTTAACTCGAATTGAGGTAGAGCTAAATAAGTAAATAAAAAAGGAGAAATTAACACCAAAATAGTAGGTAAAATAATAGGTCTTTTATTTAACCAAATAGTAACTTTATGAATTAACCTTTTATATTTTTTATCAAATCCAATTAATAATCCTTTGTGTATAAACCATACAATTACTAAAATTGTAGCTAAAATAGACGGCAAAAAATTTGGCGTTGACTCAGACATAATTTATTGAATGTTAAAATATCAAAGTTTATTTTAACATCCAGATTTTGGGTTAACTCATATCTTGCACCTCTCCGTACAACCCCAGGTTAAGTAAAAAGATGCGCGATAAAGATACTTCACTTTTATAGGTTTTTGTCGTTAAATCAAGGCTTTCGCTTTTTTACTGAGTAATAAAATTACATCAATTTTTCTTGGTGCAAGATGTGAGTTAATAGTAATTGGGGATCGCCTGCAAGCTGATTGAATGCGAAACGCTAGGAAGCTATCAGGCTGTTAACACCTGCTTTGCTGCAACTTCCATCAGTTTCTCGCTGCTATCTCGTCCTTGTTTTAATTTGGCTTCTAGGGTATCGCAAAGAGACATCAGGCGATCGCACTTCTCTACAATACGTTTTTGTTCTGCAAGCGGTGGGAGAGGAATTACAAACATTCTGAGAAGATTGAGGTTTAATCCCTTGTATGCAATTCCTCTTAAATTCTGCATAGTCTTTATCTGAATAAAGGGGGATGAAATGACATCAAGTATATATAAGTTGGAAATATGATGGCTAATAGGAATCATTGCAACTTCTCTTGCAATATTGCATCCTTTGTATTCCTCTGTAGCTATAGCGCATCCTCCTAAAGTTCCTCGAATATTCATTAAAAGTTCGCCACCTTGTATAATCGTCCTACTATATTGCTCTGATAAATCTCTAGTTACACTCCTTATATTTGAATTATTGATCCTTCGATAAAGAATATCGCTACATCTTAAAGTTTTTACTCCGTCTTCTGTTGGCTCTAAACCTAGTTTGATAATTCCGTAAGTAATATCTCTAGAAGGTTCTATAAGATTGCCAAGCCTTGCAAAAATCCATCCATGAGGTAAATCAAACGGAATTTCTTCAGAGCTAATTGAAGGTAATGATTTATCTTGATCACTTTTGATTTTATTGAGTAATTCTTGTGCTGGCTCATCATTTGGATCTTGACGCACTAGTTTACCCTGCACAGCCAATTGCAAAATCGCCTGACGCAGTTTAGGAATTGTTTCAGGAACGCTGTAGAGTAGGTCAAAATTGTTGCAAATACGCTGCCAGTGTTGGCAGAAATCATCGGGATTTTGGGATGAAAGGAGTTGAGCGATCGCACTCTCATTCATCCTCAAAATGCTATCTTGCCTTTGCTGCTGGCGTTTTTCGATTTCGTCACAGATGGAAAGCAGGCGATCGCACTTCTCTACAATGCGTTTTTGTTCTGCAAGTGGTGGAACTGGGATAGGAATAGTATCCCATTTGCCTTTACTCAGAATTGGCATCGTTGTAGTAGGAGCTAGTAACAAAACTTGCTGTTGAAAATAAGGAGATTTTAAAAAGTAATATATAAGCTTTGGTAAAATTTGTTCTTTTAAAGTTATGTAATTGATTTGTTGATTACAGGAGCAATCTCTATCTACCAAACCAACTTTGCCAATAGAACCACCGATAGAAACCATTAAAACTGAATTTTTTGGTACAAGCCTGCCATTCTTAACACCTTCTTCCGATAGACCTTCTACGTTATATCTGATATCACTAAAAGATATATCTGCTGGTTTTATAAAAGAATAATCATTCCCATAAAAATCAGGATTACTGGTTGCTGGTGTTGTTCCTGTTTGTGTCTTTCCTAAATTATTTAATCTTTGCCATTGCCAATTTATATGTACATAAAACGGGTATTCATCATTTTTTAATTGAGCAATATTTTTATTACGATTTTTTTTATCTACAAATTCTTCCAATTTCAAGGGTACTTGACTATCATTAGTATTGTTAGGA from Aulosira sp. FACHB-615 carries:
- a CDS encoding TniB family NTP-binding protein; amino-acid sequence: MTDAQAIAKQLGGVKPDDEWLQAEIARLKGKSIVPLQQVRSLHDWLDGKRKARQSCRVVGESRTGKTVACDAYRYRQKVQAEVGRPPIVPVVYIQPPQKCGAKDLFQEIIEYLKFKATKGTVSDFRGRTMEVLKGCGVEMIIVDEADRLKPETFAEVRDIYDKLGIAIVLVGTDRLEAVIKRDEQVYNRFRACHRFGKLSGKEFQDTVQTWEDKVLKLPLPSNLISKDMQQILTSATEGYIGRLDEILREAAIRALSRGLKKIDKAVLQEVTQEYK
- the gcvT gene encoding glycine cleavage system aminomethyltransferase GcvT — translated: MANQENIAASLARTPLYQLGVELKARFTSFGGWEMPVQYSSITSEHEAVRNAAGMFDISHMGKFTLEGKKVIDQLQGLVPSDLSRLQAGQAQYTVLLNPQGGIIDDIIVYYQSEEKVAIVVNAATTAKDKTWLLQNLNLDDIQFQDLSPEKVLIALQGPQAEKYLQPFVEQDLQPIKAFGHLQANILGQPAFIARTGYTGEDGFEIMVDPEVGIELWRNFYNAGVVPAGLGARDTLRLEAAMALYGQDIDDNITPLEAGLGWLVHLDTKGDFIGRSVLEQQKANGVQRRLVGLQMQGRNIARHGYQVLSAGQVVGEVTSGTISPTLGYPVALAYIPSKIAKVGQQLEVEIRGKAYPAVVVKRPFYRSKTKG
- a CDS encoding TniQ family protein, which encodes MAAPDVKPWLFIIQPYEGESLSHFLGRFRRANHLSPAGLGNLAGIGAVVARWERFHFNPRPSQKELEAIASVVEVDADRLAQMLPPLGVGMQHEPIRLCGACYAEAPCHRIEWQYKSVWKCDRHQLKILAKCPNCQAPFKMPALWEDGCCHRCRMPFAEMAKQQKS
- a CDS encoding pentapeptide repeat-containing protein — protein: MKNWRILASVVLAMALLLFPLSAEAASSSSITRSAGDEVIAKDYSGQSLVGSEFTNVDLENANFSNADLRGGVFNGTILEGVNLHGVDFSNGIAYLTRFKNADLTDAILTDAMMLRSTFDNVEITGADFTNAVLDGTQVKKLCAKASGVNSKTGVDTRESLGCR
- a CDS encoding DUF760 domain-containing protein, which codes for MSNLSPHQPDNFMPEDIKNNQFWQYLQSLNRDTVVQLSKPDSPEVLHLIQQTIVAILGNLPHDRFNTMITTNREELGRLLGSAMVDGYFLRNAEQRLQIEKTFHLADEQSTNPE
- a CDS encoding BON domain-containing protein, with translation MKKLLPLIISSILLVGAVGCQENHQDAARSSTNNPTSQASAKPASQTTDKTPKDTTEKTAVTKNTPVTTKSEGALKSEVVKKLKAELPNNKLEVEAKAGNIVIKGTATSNAELKKAEKLVKEVKGVKSVKVEAKVLIPNKI
- a CDS encoding amino acid ABC transporter substrate-binding protein, whose protein sequence is MPNAALAETVMQKVARTGVLTAGTSKDALPFAYTDDQGKLTGYSVDMLNVIKQQLEKQLGKKIQLKLVGLTPAQRIPKIVNREVDIVCDASSFTWERDKKVDFSVSYGVTGTQLLVKSGSDIGSPESLIGKRIGVLAQTTNELAIKQVQPQAKLVYLKTRAEGYTALEEGKIDAFASDSILLEGWLQKAKNPDNFAIAPDRPFSREGIACMVPEDNSKFLDAVNYSLVKFMQGFVNGDSKYVAIFDRWFGPQGAVFLNRDLRDLTVETMQLVIEFREEIPKREL
- a CDS encoding Mu transposase C-terminal domain-containing protein, giving the protein MNRNVMSDLTVHTSVNAADVLSQESNTSPETNVIVTELSEEAQLKLEVIQSLLEPCDRTTYGQKLKEAAEKLGVTVRTVQRLVKKWEEDGLVAFTQTGRADKGKHRIGEFWENFIITTYKEGNKGSKRMTPKQVDLRVQAKARELGDSKPPNYRTVLRVLAPILEQKEKTKSIRSPGWRGTTLSVKTREGQDLSVDYSNHVWQCDHTRVDVLLVDQHGELLGRPWLTTVIDTYSRCIMGINLGFDAPSSVVVALALRHAILPKRYGSEYKLHCEWGTYGKPEHFYTDGGKDFRSNHLSQIGAQLGFVCHLRDRPSEGGIVERPFKTLNDQLFSTLPGYTGSNVQERPEDAEKDARLTLRELEQLLVRFIVDRYNQSIDARMGDQTRFGRWEAGLPTVPVPIEERDLDICLMKQSRRTVQRGGCLQFQNVMYRGEYLAGYAGETVNLRYDPRDITTVLVYRQEKSQEVFLTRAHAQGLETEQLSLDEALAASRRLRNAGKTVSNQALLQEVLERDALVANKKSRKERQKLEQEILRSTAVNESKTESLPSPVMEAEEVESTTQVQSSSPELEVWDYEQLREEYGF
- the gcvH gene encoding glycine cleavage system protein GcvH, with translation MSQYPDDLKYQDSHEYVRLDGDIATIGITEFAARELGEIVFVELPEIGQLFAKGDELGTIESVKAVGEVFSPVTGTVVEINPVVADDPELLNDDPYGEGWLLKIRVDDPSELDDALTASQYSALVEGQE